The genomic window ATTAGAGTCATGAGGCCAAGTACAAGGaatactatatttaaaaatagtctCATGTCCTAAAGGGGCTTATGGACCAAATTTATGAGCGCAGATTATAGGACAGATTATAGGACAAGCATATTATACATTTTGGAGGACAGGAATCCGCAAGGCAGGCATTATAGGTAGTCATTTGAAATTAAGCAGATGATATGGTAATCCAACATGGATGGTAAGGTTAAAGTCTAACCACCAAACacggaaaccaaaccaaaccagttaTGGGTGATACAATCACAATTCTGGGAAAAATCTCAGAACTTTCAAAagtaaccaaaaccaaaacaacaacaacctccACATTTAGCTTAGGTAAGTAAATCATCCAGATGAGCAAAACCAAGTTTTTCAAAGGTGATGTGCACAGAACTCGCTGTCCAGTAGGCATGAATTCATTATATGTGTAATCCAAGGTACAGCTCAGAGCTTGGGAGGGTGGGGATCAGTTAAATGACAACATTTTTTATAGTCACATTCCAAATGCATTATCTGAATGCAGAAGCTTGGAGTTAATAGAAACTGTAAATGCTAAGGAATGCTACTTAATTAACTTAATTGCTTAACCTATGTAAACAAATCGCACTTCCTCTCTCAAGGAAACAATTGAAGTCTTAATAGTGTTAATGAACTCTTAATTGCTTGGTTATATATTTGGGGAGAGCAAAGCCACTGGCACTGATATGCCTTAAAGAGTACAAATCTGCATCAGAAGTAAAGGAAACAATTgagcacagtggtacacaacaTTAACACTAGCACTCAGGACGCTAAGGAGAACtgccagttccaggccagtctgaatTACAGTGAGATCCTGCTCCTACTTTTCTCAAGCACCCAGGCTCCCACAGAAAAGTAAAGGAAACACAGGGCTACAAGTATTCTTTAATCACAAATTCCCTAAAGATCTCATTTGCATATACTAGAAAGCTAAAATGATACATGAGTTTAAAGCCAATAAGCAAAGATACACCACAGATTTTAATGTCTATAATTTAGTCTTTATCACATAAATATAGtacttataaatatgtatttgaaaattgctattcttaaaacatttatttttaatacatttaaatttctCACGAATGATACGGGAAAAACAGCATTCCACTTGACATTGTATAAGCAGACTTCAATGTGTGATTATACCAGTGTAACcagataagaaaaagaaacacactaCTATGTTTGATCTGTTATCAATTAAAAATGATACCATGTATTAATCTAGTTACTGAACGCATGCTCTTGTTTCTGTCAGTCATTCTCAGAACCATTTGGAGGTAAGAAAACCAATGCATCATTGAAGACATGTCCAAATGCCCTAAGCCGGTACACCCCATACATCATCACATGCATCTGATTAGGAGTCAGGCCATTGAAAGTAACAGCCATATCAGAGCAACATCCTTCTACTActtggtttggttggttagtcattgcctctttaatgaaaaggcCAACGGATTTGGTATTAAACACATCTTTCCCATCGGCGTCCTCTGCATTTTCTGCAAATACTCCAGCATATTTCAAGCAGACTGCTAGCTGCTTATCTTCAGAGATCTTCCAAATCATCCCTCCTTGTTCAGGACACTTTTCAGGAACATTGAGAAGGCTGTTGAGTCTTTTCATTGATTCAATGCTTAAGACAATTCCTCCATCCACACTCACATATTCAAGGTCTCCAGATTTTATAGTGTGTCCTAGATAGAAAGGTTGTGATGGgtctttttttaacaaaaaatatttgaGGTTTTCAATAACAGCGAAAGTAGTGGGGCGTGCAAGGAAGAACCAGTTGTACTGGTCCCTGTATTTATCATAAGCATATTTGTAAGCTTTCCTCATCATCAACCACATGTCACTTGTGTCCATATTCATTGACTCAAACACTTTAACATTTTCAGAACTGAAGAATTCTGCTTTGTCACAGTGTTTGGTCCAAGTCTCCTTCACTGCAGCCCAAAGACTCACATCTTTGGGTTTTACAAGAACTATACAGTATACCCGGAAACTCTTACTGAGCTCCATGCGTTCGGCCTCTGAAATTTTCGAGATATCGTCTTTGTTAGGGGCTTGCAGATGGTGATGCTCATGGTGGTGCATTCTGTTTCCAATCCTAATGTGGCCTAGCATAGTGATCAAGGCACAGAAGATGCTTCCAAGCATCACACCCTTCAAAAATGAACTGCTTTCTGAAAGCATTTTTCCTGCAAAGAAAGAGACTTTTCAAATACACAGTCTAATAATTTCACGTGGTTATTTCTTATATACTTACATTTGTTCGTAATGTTTAAAACCAAAGGTCCATATGTTTAAAATCAGGTGAGAAGCATACTGTGACAAGGACTCTTAGTATCCTTTCACTGGCATTGGGTCACTATTAGGTAGAAAGTGCAACATTATAGAAACTCATTCATGGAGTGgaatatgcagtgtgtgtgtgtgtgtgtgtgtagacaagtAATTTTGTATATCATTTATTTAACCAAGTGGCAAGTCAAAGCATTAGCCTAGAAACTAATGTGATAAAAATTGTTTTTCCATCATTCTCTAAAAATTTTGTATGACAAACTTGAACTGTTAGTAAgtacttctggctattatgaagatCAAGACCTGTAAGTTGAACAGATACTCAATTTAAActcaaatttctgttttctttcttcgttttctttcttcctttctttctttcttccttccttttcttttctttctttctttctttcatttttgtttttcaagacatggtttctttgtgtagccctggctgtcctggaactcactctgtagaccaggctggccttgaactcatagatccacttgcctctgcctcttgagtgctgggattaaaggtttccTGCCGTCATACCTCAGCTATAGCCACCACAACttctgctgccgccgctgccaccgccgctgccaccaccaccagtaccaatgctgccaccaccaccagtaccacctcctcctccaccatgaccaccaccaccaccaccaccaccaccaccaccaccaccaccagtttcaaatttctcttttaatCTACTGCTTGATTTAACTGGTAGTTAATGTCTTGACATATTTTAAGCAATCTAAAACACATTTCGTGTGGTTAGtatcatatattataattaaCATTTTGCCCCTCAGACTAAATTTCTTCTTACTATATAGTATATCAATTACAGATGTAATAAAAGCTCACAATGGAAAGTTGTTTGAAAAAATAAGTCAATATAGGCATATTTGGGGGAACATTTGTGACTATTTTTTATCTCCTGGAAAGATACTTAATTCCTtgagaaggtaaaaaaaaaaaaaaaaaagaaaaaaagaaaaagaaaaaagaaaaaaaaaggagaggggaaCCTCCTGTGTTTTACTTTCAattagaaactggaaagaaagccaatgtaaataaaacaactgGAAAATGTTATGGTTTATGTTTTTTGCTCATCAAGACTGAATGTTCTCCAGTTTTCTCTGCAATTCTGCAAAGTTCCACTATGTTCCTTCTACTTCCACTTTGCCTCTTATGGTTGAAAAGGACCTCAGAAGCTACCTAAGGTCATTTCTCTCATTTAAAGAATATGCCCAGTTGtgtgtcaatttaaaaaaaaatgggtctgggaaagatggttcagtggatatgAGTGCTTGAGGCACCCAAGTTCTGGACCCAGTGCTCATATAAAAAGCTGGACAAGGCAGGAAGCCAtctctaaccccagcactgtggGGTTGGAGACAGGAGATTATTAGGGCCTGCTGGCCTTCTGCATATTTCCTGGTTTAGGAAGTATAAAGGGGTGACTAATAGAGCAGGCTACCTAAAGTCTGCCCTTATCTGACCCTGATACTCCATGCTGGGACTCTAGTGCCACACACAGATTTCTTTTAAATGGGGAAACAAAGGTTAAATAACTGATCTAAAGTCACAAAGGCTATCAGTGGTAGAAGTGACCTATAAGTGAGACATGTGTAAACATAATTGATGCTTGCACCAAATTTTACTGTGCTACAAGGATACCACACTGACAGTtcgttctctccctccctccctccctccctctctctttctccttttctgcctgagatagggtctcactatgtagctccagctggtcttgaacttgtgatcctttcATTTCATTTGCCCATGTGCTGGTATTACTTGTGTGTGGCTCTTACCgttttcttataaaagaaatgaaatgaacttTGACTTCTACCACAAAGACAGCTGTCTGAATGACGGGTGCAATTTCTGAGAGTGTTTGGGGAAGTGGGTGGGGAAAGGCAAGATGGTAGTTTCCCTGTGTAATCCAGAGAACTTGGTCAATAAACATTTCCCATAGGAAagggaaaacaacagaaaagctaAGCCTCAAAACAGTATTGTAAACTTCACCTTTATATTAGTTGTTATAATTACAGTTCTTATCACATAATCATTATTTCTGGCCAATACACAACAATCCAGACAAGTACGTTCGTATGATTTTATGTCAAAAATTTCCTGAATTTTTCCTCCTAATGGCAAAAATACTATTAAAACTCAAACGTCTACTAATTCTACACAAAATTATTTGTACAAATTATCCTAACAATTTTTTTCTCCgctgaggaattaaaaaaaaaaaacaacgaaaCACCAACAATCCGCATGATAGGATATTTTTGTACAGAGGAGGGAACTTACACTGCATAcacaagagaaagcagaaagtatgtttttgagacaaactttcttctttttttttttaagaaggacAAAGTGAGATTAAATAAAAGAGATCAAAATGGAGACTGGGTACCAGGATGGATTTAAGTATCCCATTGAAGGGCCAAGGGAGAATCTCAAGGAAGGCTGATTTCCCCCACTCCCGCTGGGTCCTCCCGCCGCACCTGCCAAGGCGTCTCTAGTGGAGTATATTGGGAACCGGCTAGGGCCCAAACTAGGCCCAAACTAGGGCCCAGGCCTTcccagaggagggagaggagcagtAGCTCTGGGTTGTGCTTGAAGTGGGGGCCGAGGTTTTGGCACTCACCGCATCTAGAATGGCTCCAGGGCAGGAAAGCGCTGCCTTACGCGGCTTTCCTCTCACGTCCAAGGCCCACTCAGTTACGCTCTGGACCAGGCTGCTCTAGACGCAGGCGGTATCCTCTCGTTGGTTTCATTAATGACGGAGCAACACAGGAAGCTGACGTGGTAGGGGCGGGGCTGGTCTGGTCTGGGCGGGAGGAGTCGGGGAGCGGGGCGGGGTGGGAGCGGGAGACTCGGTGGGGGATGGGCTCCGCGAGACCCGGAAAGGGCCCGCCCCGCGCCGAATTCAGACCTGACGTAACCAGCACGCTCAGCTGTATCCAATGGGATGTCCCGAGGGGGCGTGCGTATGTTACACCCGCCCACGCGCTCTTCCTGGGTCTGCCTACTGGGCGTGGAAACTGCCTTGCTAAAGAGAGCTTCTGCCTACCTGATGTAGATTTCTGCGTCATTTCTCTGGCCTACTCCAGTGTGTTGGTGCCCTTGTGGTGGGTGACAACAGGGTGCTCCTCCCAGTATTCCTGGTCTGGAACCAAAATGCAAGTCATTGAAATTGTCATCGCTTTGGCGAGCAAGAATTGGTTGTGGTTAGGTGGTAGGTTTTGAAGCCACATAGCCTAGTATCTACCTAATCTTTAGCCAAGTTCTTTGATATCCTGGAGAAGAGACTTCATTTTCACACTGCCTATGTTCCTTTGTTCTGTTTGGAAAATACCACAGTAGTGCTTATCTCACAGGTTATCAGTTAGTGTACATAACTCCCCTAGCAAAAGGGTGAAGTGTAAAGTAAGCGTTCAGTAAATGCTGGTTCCGTGTATCCCATTCTGTATTGCTAGCACATAGAGCCAGCATGCAATAGGCAAATATTTGTGGAGTTAATGAATGTTAGAAATACAGATGGAGAATTAAGCCGAGTACAGGATAAGGGTTGCTTTCAAAGGGCTATCCAATAAATTAAATGCAGAGCTGAATAGACTCCAGGTCAAATTAGGACTACAGGAGCCCCCAATAAACACCTAGTCTCTTGAAGTGCTCCTTTGTAGCTGTTCGGTCACACATATAATGCCAAGATAGAAGGATTAACAGTTAAAGGCTAGCCTTATAGCTTTTCAAAATGTTCTGTCACTAGATTTGGTTCAGGTAACACTGAGAAGTGACTTGGGTCTGAATTCCTGAAAACTCATACATTTGAGTGGTGACTGGCAATGCCTTAAGTACAATGTAAAGTTCAAGACGGCTTGTAATGATACCTAGATTTCAAGAAATTATTATTCTGGCATTAGTATCTTAATCTGGGGGCCATATTCCTGACaaaccttgcttttctttttttggggacGCATGTTTGTGTTTGAACTAAAGACATTCACAGGGTTCAGTTCTGTTTACAAGACAAAGAGAAATGGAGTGGTTCTGTCTGTGTCCTGCACATATTCTATACAGGCCTGGTTTTTCTGTAACAGGCCTTTGAAGAGTGCTTTGTCTTTTTGCTGTACATTAAatgcctttcctttttccttttcactGCTGGCATCCAATTTATCcatatcacaaacaaacaaactctttgGCCCACATCTTCCTCATTTTCCTCATCTTTCCCTTCAGTATCTGCCTTCTGAAGTCCAGAGACTTGTGAAAGGCATGAATGGAACAGTTGGAGAGGTTGCCAGTCTACTTTGTTTCAGTCTCTCCAGTAATTCCTCCTCAGTGGCATCATGGCTCTCAGCaccttttccctctcttcttttcttccttttttttttttttttttttttttggaccttCTTACTCAAAGGAACAGCTGTCTTCCATCACAGTGACAGTGTTCTAATTTGAATTAGGTACTGGGTTATTTTTGCCAAATATCTACTTACATTTGTGTTGAATGAAGCTGGGCCAGTAAATTCAATTTTCATCTATCCATTTCCAATGCGTTCTCATAGTTTTTACTCAACTGGACTCAGTCCCAGAGATGGCTAGAAAAAAGTCCTCATTTTATAACCTTCTTCTATATCTAGCACTGTCCTCTCTATTCTTTGCTGGTAGCACACTATTTGACAGGGAACAAGGATAATCCAATTGGACTGTATTCATTTCTGCAAAGTCcctgagtgttcctcttttcttctctgtgtgatTGTTATAATTAAATGCTAATATGAGCAATGAAAATCAACACAAGGTACAGCCTCATAAAAATCGAAGCAACTAAAGTTTCCTTTGTAGAGTGAAACGAGTGGAATTTCCACACCAGAGGGAAGTTGAGACCAGATTTAGGGCACATTGTCTACTGCTCATCTCTTAGCCATGTTGCATAGGTAAGATGCCCCCGGCAAGTGCTGAAAATGAACGGACAATAAAACAACCCTAAAACCAAGACTCTCAAGCAGTATTGAAGTTTCCTCTCAAGAGGAAATcctcattttataatttttcaatgCACTATTCTGGATAATTTCTTTGCCagaagagttttgtttttctttttttgctttcccgttttttcttttgtttctcccccccccccttctttaaGGGTTAGTTTTCAGTCTGGCAATAGTGgtacacacgcctttaatcctagcagtcaggaggcagaggcaggaggatttcaatgAGTTCGAAGTCAACTTGGAAAAAGAAGATTAGTTTTCTTGAATTTTGATTTCTCAAA from Apodemus sylvaticus chromosome X, mApoSyl1.1, whole genome shotgun sequence includes these protein-coding regions:
- the C1galt1c1 gene encoding C1GALT1-specific chaperone 1, producing MLSESSSFLKGVMLGSIFCALITMLGHIRIGNRMHHHEHHHLQAPNKDDISKISEAERMELSKSFRVYCIVLVKPKDVSLWAAVKETWTKHCDKAEFFSSENVKVFESMNMDTSDMWLMMRKAYKYAYDKYRDQYNWFFLARPTTFAVIENLKYFLLKKDPSQPFYLGHTIKSGDLEYVSVDGGIVLSIESMKRLNSLLNVPEKCPEQGGMIWKISEDKQLAVCLKYAGVFAENAEDADGKDVFNTKSVGLFIKEAMTNQPNQVVEGCCSDMAVTFNGLTPNQMHVMMYGVYRLRAFGHVFNDALVFLPPNGSEND